The bacterium genome includes the window ATTGGCGACATTGCAGATCATGCCGGCGACCACCATATTGGTCAACATAGCCGATCCGCCGTAACTGATGTAGGGCAACGGAACGCCGGCGACCGGCGCCACGCCCATGGTCATGCCGATATTGACGATGATCTGAAAGGCGAGCATACTCATCAAGCCGATGCAGAGCAGGCTGGCGAACCGGTGGTTGGCGGACGAAGCGATCTTAATTGTCCGTTGCAGAAAAATGAAAAAAA containing:
- a CDS encoding FtsW/RodA/SpoVE family cell cycle protein is translated as FFIFLQRTIKIASSANHRFASLLCIGLMSMLAFQIIVNIGMTMGVAPVAGVPLPYISYGGSAMLTNMVVAGMICNVANQ